Below is a window of Maylandia zebra isolate NMK-2024a linkage group LG19, Mzebra_GT3a, whole genome shotgun sequence DNA.
ATGTCCTGACTAACGTCCTTAGTGGGCTGAGCACTAGAACCTCAGTTTGGCCCAGGGGTAACATATATAAAGAAGGACTGGGGCAGGTGCAGATGAGGACAtgcattgatttatatgaatcCTGAAGTATCTGTTTGATAAGTATGATGAAAACCATTTGAGAGCAGTACCAGAGATGACAACGCAGTTTTGTAGCCTGCTAATAAGGGTAGCATGTTCAACAGTATCAAAAGCTGTTGAGCAGGACATTTATCTGAATGTATTAGAATATCATCAGTAATTTTCACTAAAGCTATCAAGCTGATGATAGTGAGATGGCAAAGTGCTGAGGCTTGTATAAATTCAAAGATCATGATTTAAAAGGAATCAAGTGTGACATGTTTTTGACATATTACAGTCTATTTACCTCAGCCTCATAAGGGTAGGACTCCTCAGTGTCAATCCCTCCATTTTCTTGGATGTACTTGAAGGCATAGTCCATCCAGCCtccattgcagccatgggtgcCAAAGCTCTGAGAGCAGTCGACCAACTGCTGCTTACTCAGAGACACCAGCTTTCCTGTTTTCCTGAAGTGCTGACCCTCCAGTGAGCcagtctgaaaaaacaaaaagagtgaGTTTGAAACCAGACCACAGCCGAGCAAAGTTTGCCAtgttacaaaaataaagaacagaaaGTTATTTCTACTTACTGCACTGAAGGCCCAGCAGGAGCCACATTGCATTTGATTCTTGACATCGGTGACATATCCCTTATCTCTCCAGTCAACAGTGTCGGGTAGATCAGTACCTTCACGTTGTCGGAAGAAGGTAGAGCCGCGGCGAGGTAGAGAAGAATTGAAAGAGTGAAGGCAGCCCCGGGAAACCAGTCGTTTGTACTCTTCATTTTCCTGAGAAGAGGAACAGAGTTCATGgggtttttatttaaaagtttcTATGCATTCTTACATGCATACATGCATTACAAAAAACAAGTATTTGTGAAATTGTAAATGGTGAGGAGTAAAATCTGAATGACACGTCTTTTTTTGCACATACCATATCAGCAAATTGGGTCATCCCAAGGCGGTAGGACTTCAAACCCTGGTCTGCCAAGATGTTGTGCACTAGCACATGTTTGCGGTTGTTGAGCCAGATCTGCTTCCTTTGAGCCTCATCTGATTCAGAGTCATATGACTTATCTACCAGTTGGAAAAGGAAAtagtgaaaacagaacaaaagaaaatacattgGTAATGAATGTAAGAAATAATCTGCTAAGAAATTTCCCTTTTTACACAATTTTAACATATTAGGGTGAGCTCACATTTCTTTCCAAGTCTTCCCAAGGatcaacagaaacaaaaagactAAAAGAGTCTGCTGTCTCACCAAACTTGAGTTTCCAGGCGTGAAACTCCAGATCTTCCAGAGAGATGCTGGCACAGCTGGATACAGCCAGAACCGCAGCAACAACAAGCAGCAACTTCATCTTGACTGAACACAAGCAGAAAAAGACAcagatgtttttcagttttaaaatgttttctatcATAATATCTTCTGTCACTTTCATAGAATCACAGTATCTACTCTGCCCATTTTCTTTGAGTTTTGTATTTCACCTTCCAATTCTTCCTCAAATGAATGATTCTCAGGTTTTTTTCCATCAGCATGTTACTGAAAAGTGTATTTACACTCATCTATGTGTCTATCAGTGCTGTAGCTGCTTACCTGTCTCAGTGTCCGCTATAGACGAACCACTTGTGACTGATGTACGTCTGTGTCAGAGACGAGTTCCTCTATAGCTGACTACAGTTATAACTGCTGTATTCCAGTCAAGTCAGgacagaaatgtgcaaacaaagcaaaagaatGTAATGCACTGAAACATAAAAAGGTGGAGCTTAGCATTAAGAGTCAACACAATTTGTTTGGCAGTGTTCCAAAGAGGAAGTGTGACTTTTTTACCCGCCCCCACAGTTGTTCACTGGAGGTTCACTGGTTGAGTAACATTCATGAAAGTCAGCATTTAGTCTTCTTTGGTCTTCAATAGTTTTTGCAAATCTCTTAGCTGTGTTTGGAATTATGGAAAAAAACAGTCCCAGACCTAAATTTTGCtgtttctctctcctgctgGTCTATGTacaaacaatattttcactcAGTTGCTAAAAAGCCATATAAGCAGCCAATATCTGAGTCCACATTTCAGACTTctttaacaacaaaaatgattttgaaGTATTTAAGGCAGCTGAAAGTAGTCCAGGATGAAATGTGTTAGCTTGTCATTGAGCAATATTCTCAGCCATCTTCGAGTGTCTGAAAATCAATGAATAAGATAAAGTAAAACAATGCAAGCAAATCCCCTCTCACAAATTTATAGTTAAACACAAGGGTATGTAAACAGAATCTACAACATGGAACACAATTAATCTGCAATCTTAATAATAAAGttgtttatttaacaaaccAGATAAGGCCAGGTGGTTGACTGGAGCTCATAGAGAAAAATCTAAAGAACTGAAGCAGATAAATGTGTAACTATACTTTTAAGTGTCTGTGTAGATTCTCAGTTATCCAGGTGTTGGTAGTATTGATCTCTTGAAATGAATTGTCAGAATTGAGGAAGGGTGATCTGGTGGAGGAATATTGATATCAGTCAGCATTTCTTATGAGAGAAATATGTGAGGTTTTCAAATATTacaggcaactgttgttgttttgatggcacttttattttttgtgttacaTGCTGTTGAAATGTCAATTCAATGAGTAACCACACTTCAAAACCAAGCACTCCTTGAGCTGGTCCAAAGATCTGTAGTGAAGAAGCAGAGAGCTGGAGCTCGGCACTCCCTggtgtttcatttttcctgtgAGATCTGAACTGTTTCAAAAAGTCTACGCACCTTCATGTAGCGGGTGGCTAAACCTTTTTAACATGTATGTATCGCACCACACTGTAGACTACCCTAGATGTATAGGAAAAGGCTATATGCTGGCCAAAAACATTCCCTCAGTCAGTTCTCCTTTTTGCAGAACTGCAATCATCAGTACTCAGCAGCGATGTGGCAGTGTCATGGTGTGGCTGAAAGCGAAAGGTGACAAATGCAAATACACTACCCCactgcaaaatctccagtgttcaATTGACACtagaaaagtgtttttatgtgtCCACTcttttgagtgttaaattaacactgacaGTGTTATATTTTAACAGTAACTTAGTCAGTGTTAAAGATTAACAGTGACTAACGTTAGCAGTgttgattttctaacactgaaaaattactagcatttttatttattttccaattgaccactggagattttgcagtTCACTAGCACGCAGATACTAGACGCGTCACACCACTCTGGACTCGAGCAGCAAGGTCAAGTTCACTA
It encodes the following:
- the LOC101472000 gene encoding cathepsin L-like peptidase; the encoded protein is MKLLLVVAAVLAVSSCASISLEDLEFHAWKLKFDKSYDSESDEAQRKQIWLNNRKHVLVHNILADQGLKSYRLGMTQFADMENEEYKRLVSRGCLHSFNSSLPRRGSTFFRQREGTDLPDTVDWRDKGYVTDVKNQMQCGSCWAFSATGSLEGQHFRKTGKLVSLSKQQLVDCSQSFGTHGCNGGWMDYAFKYIQENGGIDTEESYPYEAEDGDCRYNPKSTGATCTGYVDVQPANEETLKEAVATIGPISVAIDASRPSFLLYESGLYDEPDCSSTMLTHGVLVVGYGTENGHDYWLVKNSFGVGWGEKGYIKMSRNKSNQCGIASAASYPLV